In Tenacibaculum pacificus, a single window of DNA contains:
- a CDS encoding TonB-dependent receptor, which translates to MKKIDLGKREELYPNYLSLGFGTKMTPFVEAYIRNETGYGGEFGAHLKFLLSADPVEEIPLSSTYYNVGLNLFYAQNERYYSWKAGVNGERNKHNWYGLPTNIFPTEATVDNKATISRIEPEQAYNYFKVFGEIKMDDSSLEEVKMSASLFSDILESSEFLIDGNALFKFPLDNIYRELNDLHINTTLSYLGTSFENNYETQEQLKYSFFNFGVHPTYKFLAYDISVKIGAKSYFSMDMEKSENQFLIYPDIEISYPIVKDALDIFIGASGDLKTNTYHSLATKNPYISPTQNLLQTNKYEAFGGIRGKLKHQFSYNIKGSYADIENNPFFALNQSKSDGTNNAGTDAFSFLGYEYGNSFKTEYDDIKAITFFGELAFDGIKNLSIGLNGEFNQFTLTNEELEPWNTPEMKGEFFGTYKTGKWFAGTNLFFVGERKGKLYNILPEKTFTTVNLESYFDINFNGGYHFNDSFSVFLNLNNVLNTNYQRFNSFNVQGFQAMAGLTWKFDTIL; encoded by the coding sequence ATGAAAAAAATTGACTTAGGTAAAAGAGAAGAATTATATCCTAATTATCTTTCGCTTGGTTTTGGTACTAAAATGACGCCTTTTGTTGAAGCATATATCAGAAATGAAACTGGTTATGGTGGTGAGTTTGGTGCGCATTTAAAGTTTTTACTTTCTGCCGATCCTGTTGAAGAAATACCTCTTAGTAGTACTTATTATAACGTAGGGTTAAATTTATTCTACGCACAAAATGAGCGTTATTATAGCTGGAAAGCAGGTGTTAATGGAGAACGAAACAAACATAATTGGTATGGTTTACCTACAAATATTTTTCCTACTGAAGCAACAGTTGACAACAAGGCTACAATTAGCCGTATAGAGCCTGAACAAGCATACAACTATTTTAAAGTTTTTGGTGAAATTAAAATGGATGATTCTTCTCTTGAAGAAGTAAAAATGTCCGCTTCTCTTTTTTCTGATATCTTAGAAAGTAGTGAGTTTTTAATCGATGGAAATGCACTATTTAAATTTCCTTTAGATAATATCTATCGTGAATTAAACGACCTACATATAAATACGACTCTAAGTTATTTAGGTACTAGTTTTGAAAATAATTATGAAACTCAAGAGCAATTAAAATATAGCTTTTTTAACTTTGGAGTTCATCCTACTTATAAATTTTTAGCGTATGATATATCTGTAAAAATAGGTGCAAAATCTTATTTTTCTATGGATATGGAAAAAAGTGAAAATCAATTTTTAATCTATCCTGATATTGAAATTTCGTATCCTATTGTAAAAGATGCTTTAGATATTTTTATAGGGGCTTCAGGCGATTTAAAAACAAATACTTATCATAGTTTAGCTACAAAAAATCCATACATCTCTCCTACTCAAAACTTATTACAAACAAATAAGTATGAAGCTTTTGGAGGTATTAGAGGTAAATTAAAGCATCAATTTAGTTATAATATTAAAGGAAGTTATGCCGATATTGAAAATAATCCATTTTTTGCATTGAATCAATCAAAATCAGACGGAACGAACAACGCAGGAACTGACGCTTTTTCTTTCTTAGGATATGAATATGGAAATTCTTTTAAAACAGAATATGATGATATTAAAGCAATCACTTTCTTTGGTGAACTTGCTTTTGATGGAATTAAAAACTTAAGTATTGGATTAAATGGTGAGTTTAATCAATTTACTTTAACAAATGAAGAATTAGAACCTTGGAATACACCCGAAATGAAAGGAGAATTCTTCGGAACTTATAAAACAGGTAAATGGTTTGCAGGTACAAACTTATTTTTTGTTGGAGAACGAAAAGGAAAATTATACAATATTTTACCTGAAAAAACTTTTACTACAGTTAATTTAGAAAGTTATTTTGATATCAATTTTAATGGTGGTTATCATTTTAATGATTCATTTTCTGTATTTTTAAACCTGAACAATGTATTAAACACAAACTATCAAAGATTTAATAGTTTTAATGTACAAGGTTTTCAAGCTATGGCTGGCTTAACTTGGAAATTTGATACTATCTTGTAA
- a CDS encoding acetyl-CoA C-acyltransferase yields MKEVVIVSVARTPIGSFLGSLSTIPAPKLGAVAIKGALDKIKLNPAMVEEVFMGNVVSAGLGQAPARQAAIFAGIPNTVPCTTINKVCSSGMKAIMLAAQTIALGDAEIVVAGGMENMSMIPHYQHARTGTKFGAITMEDGLQKDGLVDAYEQVAMGVCADECAVVHDFSREDQDAFAIESYKRSANAWNEGKYADEIVPVEIPQRRGEPIIFSEDEEYKNVKMEKIPALRAAFTKEGTVTAANASTINDGGAALVLMSAEKAVELNITPLAKIKGYADAAHEPKWFTTAPAKALPKALSKANISIDDVDCFELNEAFSIVGLANMKILGLSADKVNVNGGAVSLGHPLGVSGARIVIALTSILKQNNTKIGAAAICNGGGGASAMVIERI; encoded by the coding sequence ATGAAAGAAGTAGTTATTGTATCAGTTGCAAGAACACCAATCGGTAGTTTTTTAGGATCTTTATCAACCATACCCGCACCAAAATTAGGTGCTGTAGCAATTAAAGGTGCTTTAGATAAAATCAAATTAAACCCTGCAATGGTTGAAGAAGTTTTTATGGGAAATGTAGTTTCTGCTGGTTTAGGTCAAGCACCTGCACGTCAGGCAGCTATTTTTGCTGGAATACCTAATACTGTACCTTGTACTACTATAAATAAAGTATGTTCATCAGGAATGAAAGCTATCATGTTAGCCGCTCAAACAATTGCTTTAGGTGATGCTGAAATTGTAGTTGCTGGTGGTATGGAAAACATGAGTATGATTCCTCATTATCAACACGCTAGAACAGGGACTAAATTTGGTGCTATTACTATGGAAGATGGCTTACAAAAAGATGGCTTAGTTGATGCTTATGAACAAGTAGCTATGGGAGTTTGTGCTGATGAATGTGCCGTTGTTCATGATTTTTCTAGAGAAGATCAAGATGCTTTTGCTATCGAATCTTATAAACGTTCTGCAAATGCCTGGAACGAAGGTAAATATGCGGATGAAATTGTACCAGTAGAAATACCTCAACGTCGTGGTGAACCAATTATTTTTTCTGAAGATGAAGAATATAAAAATGTAAAAATGGAGAAAATTCCTGCTTTACGTGCTGCTTTCACAAAAGAAGGAACGGTAACTGCTGCAAATGCTTCTACTATTAATGATGGTGGCGCAGCATTAGTGTTAATGTCTGCTGAAAAAGCTGTGGAATTAAACATCACTCCTTTAGCTAAAATAAAAGGATATGCCGATGCAGCTCACGAACCAAAATGGTTTACAACTGCACCTGCCAAAGCTTTACCAAAAGCCTTATCAAAAGCAAATATTTCAATTGATGATGTTGATTGTTTCGAATTAAACGAAGCCTTTTCTATTGTAGGTTTAGCAAATATGAAAATTTTAGGATTATCTGCTGATAAAGTAAATGTAAATGGTGGAGCTGTTTCTTTAGGACATCCTTTAGGTGTTTCTGGAGCAAGAATTGTTATTGCTTTAACATCAATATTAAAACAAAATAACACTAAAATTGGAGCAGCTGCTATTTGTAATGGTGGTGGTGGTGCTAGCGCAATGGTAATCGAAAGAATATAA
- a CDS encoding alkaline phosphatase family protein encodes MKKLVPIAILAIVCLSSFTTIKKKTPKKPKLVVGIVIDQMRYDYLTRFATKYGKDGFNRLLKSGFSLENAHYNYIPTYTAVGHASIYTGTTPVNHAIISNYWYDKFLKETIYCVDDSNYKTIGNDGKGGKKSPKRMLSTSITDQLRLAQNIERKNYWYRYKRSFGYFTCGSHSKCGLLV; translated from the coding sequence ATGAAAAAATTAGTCCCCATAGCTATTTTAGCTATCGTTTGTTTATCTAGTTTTACTACTATCAAAAAGAAAACACCTAAAAAACCTAAACTAGTTGTAGGTATTGTTATTGATCAAATGCGTTATGATTACCTTACTCGCTTTGCTACTAAATACGGTAAAGATGGTTTTAATCGCCTATTAAAAAGTGGTTTTTCGCTTGAAAATGCACACTATAACTACATTCCTACTTATACTGCTGTTGGACATGCTTCTATTTATACGGGTACAACACCTGTAAATCATGCAATAATCAGTAATTATTGGTATGATAAATTTTTAAAAGAAACTATTTATTGTGTTGATGATAGTAATTATAAAACTATTGGAAACGATGGTAAAGGCGGGAAAAAATCGCCAAAAAGAATGTTAAGTACAAGTATTACCGATCAATTAAGATTAGCCCAAAACATTGAACGGAAAAACTATTGGTATCGCTATAAAAGATCGTTCGGCTATTTTACCTGCGGGTCACACAGCAAATGCGGCTTATTGGTTTGA
- a CDS encoding HD family phosphohydrolase has protein sequence MNDFINKLYKNNAIIYKVLLFLISVVAIVYLFPKRGQFKYNYTQAKPWQYENLYAPFDFAIEKTTAEVRQETNEIKANIKKYFVYDQKVSAKVLKVYNDKLITYDSLSIKDVVILKKIGADIIHKIYEYGFLDDASITKANEEELIVLRKGNSIDDILFSKLVQSKDVLKLISENIIEVDVYQKNIILNILSEAIQSNVVFDVKYSEKELNEALKSISYAKGKVSKGELIVLKGGIVEGRTLTILKSYEKASSSQLLTKSNYNWIVFGYTILVALALLMLLLFLEKYRSEIFNDNNKVTFIFFNVFLMILIQTLVVKYNSSFLYVVPLSILPIVLKTFFDARLGFFTHVLTVLLLGFIVPNSFEFIYLHIIAGIVTILTVSELYKRASLFISIGRITLIYMITYFAFSILKEGSADKINWMYFGLFAANGLLSFLAVFFIYFYEKLFGLVSDVTLLELSNTNSKLLRDLNEKAPGTFQHSMQVANLAEAAANEIGANSMLVRTGALYHDIGKIANPIYFGENQSTGVNPHNDLSPKDSAQIILEHVIKGIEIAKKHKLPDRIIDFIRTHHGTTVTYYFYKQELENNSDGEVDIKNFQYRGPIPFSKETAILMMCDAAEAASKSLKTPTAQSIDNLIDKIIDKQKSDNQFVNSDITFREIEKIKKIIKSKLMSIYHLRIEYPD, from the coding sequence ATGAACGATTTTATAAATAAGTTATATAAGAATAATGCTATTATTTATAAAGTATTATTGTTTTTGATTTCGGTAGTTGCAATCGTATATTTATTTCCTAAAAGAGGACAGTTTAAATATAATTACACACAAGCAAAACCTTGGCAGTATGAAAATTTATATGCTCCATTCGATTTTGCTATTGAAAAAACAACAGCTGAAGTTAGGCAGGAAACTAATGAAATTAAGGCTAATATTAAAAAGTATTTTGTTTATGATCAAAAAGTTTCAGCAAAAGTATTAAAGGTTTATAATGATAAGTTAATAACTTATGACTCGTTATCAATTAAAGATGTTGTTATTTTAAAAAAAATAGGTGCAGATATTATTCATAAAATATATGAATATGGGTTTTTAGATGATGCAAGTATAACAAAAGCTAATGAAGAAGAACTTATCGTTTTACGAAAAGGAAACTCTATTGATGATATTCTTTTTTCAAAATTAGTACAATCGAAAGATGTATTAAAACTTATTTCAGAGAATATTATTGAAGTTGATGTTTATCAAAAAAATATTATTTTAAATATTTTATCTGAAGCTATTCAATCAAATGTAGTATTTGATGTTAAATACAGCGAAAAAGAGTTAAATGAAGCCTTAAAAAGTATCTCTTATGCAAAAGGAAAAGTTTCTAAAGGAGAATTAATAGTCTTAAAAGGAGGTATTGTAGAAGGAAGGACGTTAACTATTTTAAAATCGTATGAAAAAGCATCAAGTTCACAACTTTTAACAAAGTCTAATTATAATTGGATTGTTTTTGGATATACTATTTTAGTTGCATTAGCATTGTTAATGCTGTTGTTATTTTTAGAAAAATATCGCTCAGAAATATTTAATGATAATAATAAAGTAACCTTTATTTTTTTCAATGTTTTTCTAATGATTTTAATACAAACTTTAGTTGTAAAATATAACTCAAGTTTTTTATATGTTGTTCCTTTAAGTATTTTGCCAATAGTATTAAAAACTTTTTTTGATGCCAGATTAGGTTTTTTTACACACGTACTTACTGTATTACTATTAGGATTTATTGTGCCTAATAGTTTTGAGTTTATATACCTACATATTATTGCAGGTATTGTAACAATATTAACTGTTTCAGAGTTATATAAAAGAGCTAGTTTGTTTATTTCGATAGGACGAATTACTTTAATTTATATGATTACTTATTTTGCTTTTTCTATTTTAAAAGAGGGGAGTGCCGATAAGATAAATTGGATGTATTTTGGATTATTTGCTGCAAACGGATTATTATCATTTTTAGCGGTATTCTTTATTTATTTTTATGAAAAATTATTTGGATTAGTTTCAGATGTTACTTTGTTAGAATTATCAAATACAAATTCTAAATTATTAAGAGATTTAAATGAAAAAGCTCCAGGAACTTTTCAGCATTCTATGCAGGTTGCAAATTTAGCCGAAGCCGCAGCAAATGAAATAGGCGCAAATTCAATGTTAGTAAGAACAGGAGCTTTATATCATGATATAGGTAAAATAGCAAATCCAATATATTTTGGCGAAAATCAATCGACAGGAGTAAATCCACACAACGATTTATCACCTAAAGATAGCGCTCAAATAATTTTAGAACATGTTATTAAAGGAATCGAAATAGCAAAGAAGCATAAATTACCAGACAGAATTATCGATTTTATTAGAACGCATCACGGAACAACAGTTACTTATTATTTTTATAAGCAAGAATTAGAAAATAATTCTGATGGAGAAGTCGATATTAAAAACTTTCAATACCGAGGACCAATTCCTTTTTCTAAAGAAACTGCAATTTTAATGATGTGTGATGCGGCTGAAGCTGCTTCAAAAAGTTTAAAAACCCCGACTGCCCAATCTATAGATAATTTAATAGATAAAATTATTGATAAGCAAAAAAGCGATAATCAGTTCGTAAATTCAGATATTACCTTTAGAGAGATAGAAAAAATAAAAAAAATTATTAAAAGTAAGTTAATGAGTATCTATCACTTACGAATAGAATATCCTGATTGA
- a CDS encoding sigma-70 family RNA polymerase sigma factor, which translates to MTTNQVWKKYADDVKYFILSKVKSTTATDDILQDTFIKIHTKLHTLKDITKLKSWIFTIARNAIMDYFKSTNKTFELANFETETIIKEEIHTEQDCLRGILKNLPKTYRDPLFLSDIKGLKQQEVADTLKQSLSTTKSQIQRARKLIAKGFMDCCGFVLNEDGKLVGEIQDKGDCKVCG; encoded by the coding sequence ATGACGACAAATCAAGTTTGGAAAAAATATGCTGATGATGTTAAATACTTTATCTTAAGTAAGGTTAAAAGTACTACAGCTACGGATGATATTTTGCAAGACACTTTTATCAAAATACACACAAAACTACATACCTTAAAAGATATCACTAAGTTAAAATCTTGGATTTTTACCATTGCTAGAAACGCTATAATGGATTATTTTAAAAGTACCAATAAAACTTTTGAATTGGCTAATTTTGAAACGGAAACAATCATAAAAGAAGAAATACATACTGAACAAGATTGTTTACGTGGCATCTTAAAAAACTTACCTAAAACATATAGAGATCCTTTATTTTTATCAGATATTAAAGGCTTAAAACAACAAGAAGTTGCTGATACTCTAAAACAAAGTTTATCAACTACTAAATCGCAAATTCAACGCGCTAGAAAACTAATAGCAAAAGGTTTTATGGACTGTTGTGGTTTTGTATTAAATGAAGATGGTAAACTCGTTGGAGAAATACAAGATAAAGGTGATTGTAAAGTTTGTGGGTAA
- a CDS encoding ABC transporter ATP-binding protein, giving the protein MIEVNNLYKGFNGVEILKGISTTFLPGETSLIIGKSGSGKTVFLKSLIGLHIPEKGTVVYDGRVNTEMKPKDKRNFRKEIGVVFQGSALFDSQTVEENIMFPLKMFTKQSESEMLDRVNFVLNRVNLENSNKKFPAELSGGMQKRVAIARAIVMNPKYLFCDEPNSGLDPQTATVIDNLIQEITDEYKITTIINTHDMNSVMEIGEKIVFLQNGLKAWEGSQKEIFRTENEAVVDFVYSSNLFKKVRQAYLLEK; this is encoded by the coding sequence ATGATAGAAGTAAATAACTTATATAAAGGTTTTAACGGTGTTGAAATTTTAAAAGGAATTAGCACTACTTTTTTACCTGGAGAAACTAGTTTAATTATAGGGAAAAGTGGTTCAGGAAAAACTGTTTTTTTAAAATCATTAATAGGATTACACATTCCTGAAAAAGGTACTGTTGTTTATGATGGTAGAGTAAATACAGAAATGAAGCCAAAAGATAAGCGAAATTTCCGTAAAGAAATAGGCGTGGTTTTTCAAGGAAGTGCTTTATTTGATTCGCAAACAGTTGAAGAAAATATTATGTTTCCTTTAAAAATGTTTACCAAGCAGTCAGAAAGTGAAATGTTAGACAGAGTTAATTTTGTTTTAAATCGTGTAAACTTAGAAAACTCGAATAAAAAATTTCCAGCGGAATTATCAGGAGGAATGCAAAAACGAGTAGCCATTGCAAGAGCAATTGTTATGAATCCTAAATATTTATTTTGTGATGAGCCTAACTCAGGTTTAGACCCACAAACAGCAACGGTAATAGATAACTTAATTCAAGAAATTACAGATGAGTATAAAATAACAACTATTATTAATACACATGATATGAATTCTGTGATGGAAATAGGAGAGAAGATCGTTTTTCTTCAAAATGGCTTAAAAGCATGGGAAGGTTCACAGAAAGAAATTTTTAGAACAGAGAATGAAGCAGTGGTAGACTTCGTGTATTCGTCTAATTTGTTTAAAAAAGTACGTCAAGCTTATTTATTAGAAAAATAA
- a CDS encoding YqaE/Pmp3 family membrane protein, producing the protein MSLLRVLLAIVFPPLSVLGKGCGSVLIVFLLTLCGWIPGVIAALIILNKSE; encoded by the coding sequence ATGAGTTTATTAAGAGTTTTATTAGCAATTGTTTTTCCACCGTTATCGGTTCTAGGAAAAGGTTGTGGATCAGTATTAATTGTATTTTTACTAACCCTTTGCGGTTGGATACCTGGGGTTATTGCAGCACTTATTATTTTAAATAAATCAGAATAA
- a CDS encoding MlaE family ABC transporter permease — protein MNYIEHTGKYILMLKQVFTKPQRSRVFKEALFREIDELGLKSLGIISFISFFIGGVIALQTALSLDSPFIPDSLIGFAAKRSMILEFAPTFCSIILAGKVGSYITSSIGSMRVTEQIDALEVMGINSLNYLVLPKIIATIFFYPFLIVLAMFLGIFGGWLTGMLSGLFSGVDYIIGIQMDFNPFLITYAMIKTLIFAFLIATVPAYHGYYVKGGSLEVGKASTQSVVWTTVLIVIANYLLTQMLLT, from the coding sequence ATGAACTACATTGAACATACAGGTAAGTATATTTTAATGCTAAAACAAGTTTTTACAAAACCACAACGTTCACGTGTTTTTAAAGAAGCTTTGTTTAGAGAAATTGATGAATTAGGACTTAAATCGTTAGGTATTATTTCGTTTATTTCATTTTTTATAGGTGGTGTAATAGCATTGCAAACCGCTTTAAGTTTAGATAGTCCTTTTATTCCAGATTCATTAATAGGATTTGCGGCTAAACGTTCTATGATTTTAGAGTTTGCACCTACATTCTGTTCTATTATTTTAGCAGGAAAAGTAGGGTCGTATATTACATCAAGTATCGGTTCTATGAGAGTTACAGAGCAAATTGATGCTTTAGAGGTAATGGGAATTAATTCTTTAAATTATTTAGTATTACCTAAAATAATAGCGACCATATTTTTTTATCCTTTTCTGATAGTTTTAGCAATGTTTCTAGGGATTTTTGGAGGTTGGCTTACAGGAATGCTTTCAGGGTTATTCTCAGGTGTAGATTATATTATAGGAATACAAATGGATTTTAACCCATTTTTGATAACCTATGCCATGATAAAAACATTAATTTTCGCCTTTTTAATAGCAACAGTTCCTGCATATCATGGTTATTATGTTAAAGGAGGTTCGTTAGAAGTAGGTAAGGCGAGTACACAATCTGTAGTTTGGACAACCGTACTTATTGTAATTGCGAATTATTTATTAACTCAAATGTTATTAACATAA
- a CDS encoding alkaline phosphatase family protein, giving the protein MNGKTIGIAIKDRSAILPAGHTANAAYWFDGGSKGDWITSSYYIDKLPNWVRKFNQDKIIDTYLSQPWETLYDINTYTESITDDNNFEEPFKGEKKPVFPHNIPELRSKNKNYSIIKGIPAGNSLTTDFTKAAIIGENLGKSNYTDFLTVSYSSTDYVGHQFGVASKETQDTYLRLDKDLASLFKFLDTQIGKGNYTLFLTADHAAVQVPSYLQSVKIPANYFSYKKFKVFVNNITKKYFNSDDLVENISNFQIFLNKDKIETLNLTKNEVAQKIADEVINYKGIYKTATARTLQTTSFTSGILNSLQNGYNQKFSGDVMLVPTPSTVSYPKKGTTHGSGYSYDTHIPIIFYGNGIKKGSSKKKYEIIDIAPTLSNLLQIEFPNGATGKIIEEVLN; this is encoded by the coding sequence TTGAACGGAAAAACTATTGGTATCGCTATAAAAGATCGTTCGGCTATTTTACCTGCGGGTCACACAGCAAATGCGGCTTATTGGTTTGATGGCGGTAGTAAAGGTGATTGGATTACCTCTTCGTATTATATAGATAAACTACCTAATTGGGTTCGAAAATTTAATCAAGATAAAATAATTGACACCTATTTAAGTCAGCCATGGGAAACATTATATGATATAAATACTTACACCGAAAGTATTACCGATGACAACAATTTTGAAGAACCTTTTAAAGGAGAAAAAAAACCTGTATTCCCTCATAATATCCCTGAATTAAGAAGTAAAAATAAAAATTACAGTATTATAAAAGGAATTCCTGCTGGAAACTCATTAACTACCGATTTTACAAAAGCAGCTATTATTGGCGAAAACTTAGGGAAATCTAATTATACCGATTTTTTAACGGTTAGTTATTCTTCTACTGATTATGTTGGTCATCAATTTGGTGTTGCATCAAAAGAAACTCAAGATACTTATTTACGTTTAGATAAAGATTTAGCATCTCTTTTTAAATTTTTAGATACTCAAATTGGAAAAGGAAATTACACTTTGTTTTTAACTGCCGATCATGCTGCGGTACAAGTGCCTTCTTATTTGCAATCGGTTAAAATTCCTGCAAATTATTTTAGTTATAAAAAATTCAAAGTGTTTGTAAATAATATCACGAAAAAATATTTTAATTCAGATGATTTAGTAGAAAATATTTCAAACTTTCAGATTTTTTTAAATAAAGATAAAATTGAAACCTTGAATTTAACTAAAAATGAAGTAGCTCAAAAAATTGCTGATGAAGTAATTAATTACAAAGGCATCTACAAAACGGCAACAGCCAGGACTTTACAAACAACCTCTTTTACTTCGGGTATTTTAAACTCGTTACAAAACGGATATAATCAAAAGTTTTCAGGCGATGTAATGCTTGTTCCTACTCCATCAACGGTTAGTTATCCTAAAAAAGGAACTACACACGGTTCAGGATATTCGTATGATACACATATTCCTATCATTTTTTATGGAAATGGAATTAAAAAAGGTTCTTCAAAAAAGAAATACGAAATTATAGATATTGCTCCAACACTTTCGAATTTACTTCAAATTGAATTTCCGAATGGTGCTACTGGAAAAATTATAGAAGAAGTTTTAAACTAA
- a CDS encoding C40 family peptidase, which translates to MQLTSFGICNLSIIPLRLEPSDASEMVNQLLFGEHFKVLEKTGSWVKIRLAFDNYEGYIDHKQYEEITEDIYNSLSKENKSYAGELIDFISDKKGYLTTIPLGARLPFLQNKKININNTFYSYEGKVYHQKLEKLAIIETAFLFLNTPYLWGGKSPFGIDCSGFTQIVYKLCGYNLLRDAREQATQGRSLNFIQESEPGDLAFFDNEEGKITHVGIILKDNNIIHAHGKVRIDKLDHSGIYNVDTNNHTHKLRVIKRYF; encoded by the coding sequence ATGCAATTAACCTCTTTCGGAATTTGTAATTTAAGTATAATACCACTTCGATTAGAACCTTCTGATGCTTCAGAAATGGTCAATCAATTATTATTTGGTGAACATTTTAAAGTGTTAGAAAAAACTGGAAGCTGGGTTAAAATTAGACTAGCTTTTGATAATTACGAAGGTTACATCGACCATAAACAATACGAAGAAATTACAGAAGATATTTATAATTCTTTATCCAAAGAAAATAAAAGTTACGCTGGTGAATTAATTGATTTTATTAGCGATAAAAAAGGTTATTTAACTACAATTCCATTAGGAGCTAGACTTCCTTTTCTTCAAAATAAAAAAATTAATATAAACAATACTTTTTATTCTTATGAAGGAAAAGTTTATCATCAAAAATTAGAAAAATTAGCAATTATTGAAACTGCTTTTCTATTTTTAAATACGCCATATTTATGGGGTGGAAAATCTCCTTTTGGTATTGATTGTTCTGGTTTTACACAAATTGTCTATAAATTATGTGGTTATAATTTATTACGTGATGCAAGAGAGCAAGCTACTCAAGGTAGAAGTTTAAATTTCATTCAAGAAAGTGAACCTGGCGATTTAGCTTTTTTTGATAATGAAGAAGGTAAGATTACACACGTTGGTATTATTTTAAAAGATAATAATATTATTCACGCACATGGTAAAGTTCGTATTGATAAATTAGATCATAGTGGTATTTATAATGTAGATACTAATAATCATACACATAAATTAAGGGTTATAAAACGTTATTTTTAA
- a CDS encoding FKBP-type peptidyl-prolyl cis-trans isomerase translates to MKKLISLLTLIITLFSCSSDDNLNFDAQNEADIIKYIADNNLTAKRSNSGLYYVIESEGNGTKPSSNSTVTVNYKGYFLDGKTFDQNSTGYKTNLQQVIEGWREGITYFKEGGNGVLLIPSKLGYGVSSNKQIPGGSVLIFDIELLKVH, encoded by the coding sequence ATGAAAAAATTAATATCTTTACTAACACTAATTATAACTTTATTTTCTTGCAGTAGCGACGACAACCTTAATTTTGATGCACAAAACGAAGCTGATATTATTAAATACATTGCTGATAATAATTTAACCGCTAAAAGAAGTAATTCAGGATTATATTATGTCATAGAATCTGAAGGAAATGGTACTAAACCAAGTTCAAACTCAACGGTAACAGTAAATTATAAAGGTTATTTTTTAGATGGAAAAACTTTTGATCAAAATTCAACAGGTTATAAAACTAATTTACAACAAGTAATAGAAGGATGGAGAGAAGGAATTACCTATTTTAAAGAAGGAGGAAATGGTGTTTTATTAATTCCATCTAAATTAGGATACGGAGTATCATCAAACAAACAAATACCTGGAGGTTCTGTTTTAATTTTTGATATCGAATTATTAAAAGTGCATTAA